The Candidatus Nanopelagicales bacterium genome includes a region encoding these proteins:
- a CDS encoding CDP-alcohol phosphatidyltransferase family protein — translation MTNPAGSKASDRPERPTIAQLREVCQPSTITGRSNSEHWVGDLYHRPISPYLTRIFLRAGFSANGVTAVMILIGWAAAASLLIPGLTGGLLAAILGQLQMLIDCTDGEVARWRRSQSPTGVFLDKIAHYSTEAFIAIALGVRAAGGFDTNSGWILLGALLAVVLLLNKSLNDFVHVARAYSGLPKLSESASTSAPRAGIVATLRRLAAYVPFYKLFHSIELTLLAAAAAIIDAFLGDLTATRILLAALLPLATLSTIGHFVAIVTSSRLRTQT, via the coding sequence ATGACTAACCCCGCAGGCTCGAAGGCCTCGGACCGTCCAGAGCGGCCCACAATCGCGCAACTGCGTGAGGTATGTCAGCCGTCGACAATCACCGGCCGAAGTAACTCCGAGCATTGGGTCGGCGACCTGTATCACCGGCCGATTTCGCCGTATCTCACGCGTATCTTCTTGCGTGCGGGGTTCAGCGCGAATGGTGTGACAGCCGTCATGATCCTTATCGGCTGGGCGGCGGCGGCTAGCTTGCTCATTCCGGGACTAACGGGCGGTCTACTAGCCGCAATCCTGGGTCAGCTGCAGATGTTGATCGATTGCACCGACGGCGAGGTCGCCCGCTGGCGACGCTCCCAAAGCCCCACCGGAGTCTTTCTCGACAAAATCGCGCACTACTCGACCGAGGCCTTCATCGCCATAGCGTTAGGCGTGCGAGCTGCTGGTGGTTTCGACACCAACAGTGGCTGGATCCTGCTCGGCGCGCTACTGGCCGTGGTACTGCTACTAAACAAATCCCTCAACGATTTCGTTCACGTTGCCCGCGCATATTCCGGGTTACCCAAACTGTCGGAGTCTGCGTCGACCTCGGCGCCGCGCGCTGGGATTGTTGCAACGTTGCGTCGGTTGGCTGCGTACGTCCCGTTCTACAAGCTCTTCCACTCGATCGAGCTGACGCTGCTGGCCGCCGCCGCCGCAATCATCGACGCCTTCCTTGGGGACTTGACCGCAACCCGCATCCTGTTGGCGGCACTGCTGCCGCTAGCGACGCTGAGCACCATCGGGCACTTTGTCGCGATCGTGACTAGTTCGCGTTTGCGGACACAAACATGA